Proteins from a genomic interval of Acidimicrobiales bacterium:
- a CDS encoding phage tail protein → MRRAELERLLPGVVQRTVHPGDVLGAVLDAMEALHAPVEDVLDHVEQVADPWLAPDQLVPYLATWVDLGWLLTDDPHAPAGAVRTLPSGHGALRSLVAAGAWLAAWRGTEKGLVRLLELATGLTGFQVDERPADADGRRLPFHLVVVAPPGAEAYQDLVRLIVSTEKPAWLTSEVRFSF, encoded by the coding sequence ATGCGGCGGGCTGAGCTCGAGCGGCTGCTGCCCGGCGTCGTCCAGCGGACCGTCCACCCGGGCGACGTCCTCGGGGCCGTCCTCGACGCCATGGAGGCGCTCCACGCCCCGGTCGAGGACGTCCTCGACCACGTCGAGCAGGTCGCCGACCCCTGGCTGGCCCCCGACCAGCTCGTCCCCTACCTGGCCACCTGGGTCGACCTCGGCTGGCTGCTGACCGACGACCCGCACGCGCCGGCCGGCGCCGTCCGCACCCTGCCGAGCGGGCACGGCGCCCTGCGGTCGCTGGTCGCCGCCGGCGCCTGGCTCGCCGCCTGGCGGGGCACCGAGAAGGGCCTCGTGCGCCTGCTCGAGCTGGCCACCGGCCTCACGGGGTTCCAGGTGGACGAGCGTCCGGCCGACGCCGACGGGCGCCGCCTGCCGTTCCACCTGGTCGTGGTGGCCCCGCCGGGCGCTGAGGCGTATCAGGACCTCGTCCGCCTGATCGTCTCCACGGAGAAGCCCGCCTGGCTGACCAGCGAGGTTCGCTTCTCCTTCTGA